One part of the Xanthocytophaga agilis genome encodes these proteins:
- the rplE gene encoding 50S ribosomal protein L5 — protein MANINSQKNNTNNPRVKDKYLNDVVSLLMEKFKYKSVMQVPKITKIVINKGIGAAVADKKLIDVGVEELTIISGQKAVATYSKKAISNFKLRENMPIGAKVTLRGERMFEFMDRLITVALPRVRDFRGISDKGFDGRGNYTLGVKEQIIFPEISIDKINKISGMDITFVTTAETDEECLELLKALGMPFANQKR, from the coding sequence ATGGCTAATATCAATTCTCAGAAAAATAATACTAACAACCCTAGGGTTAAAGATAAATACTTAAATGACGTAGTTTCTCTTTTAATGGAGAAGTTTAAGTATAAGTCTGTTATGCAGGTTCCTAAAATTACTAAGATCGTAATTAATAAAGGAATCGGCGCGGCTGTTGCGGATAAGAAACTGATTGACGTAGGTGTTGAAGAATTAACAATTATTTCAGGCCAAAAAGCAGTTGCAACATATTCCAAAAAAGCCATCTCTAACTTTAAGTTAAGAGAAAACATGCCGATTGGAGCTAAAGTTACACTGCGTGGAGAGCGTATGTTTGAATTTATGGATCGCCTGATCACTGTAGCTCTTCCTCGCGTTAGAGATTTTCGTGGCATCAGCGACAAAGGTTTCGATGGCCGTGGTAACTATACGTTAGGTGTGAAAGAACAAATTATCTTCCCGGAAATTAGTATCGATAAGATTAATAAGATCTCCGGTATGGATATTACATTTGTAACTACTGCTGAAACTGACGAAGAGTGCCTTGAGTTATTAAAAGCATTAGGAATGCCTTTTGCAAATCAGAAAAGATAA
- the rpsE gene encoding 30S ribosomal protein S5 produces MAQINKPIVRAGEQELKERVVAIKRVAKVVKGGRRFSFSAIVVVGDGHGIVGYGLGKANEVTDAITKGVEDAKKNLIKIPILKSTVPHEMHGKYSGGYVYLKPAAAGTGVIAGGAMRAVLESAGIKDVLAKSKGSSNPHNVVKATFDALLRMRAPHQVAVQRRVSLSKVFNG; encoded by the coding sequence ATGGCACAAATTAATAAACCTATTGTCAGAGCGGGCGAACAAGAATTGAAAGAGCGGGTCGTTGCTATTAAACGGGTTGCTAAAGTGGTGAAAGGTGGTCGTCGGTTTAGTTTTTCTGCTATTGTGGTTGTTGGCGATGGACATGGTATCGTTGGATATGGCTTAGGCAAAGCTAACGAAGTTACAGATGCTATCACGAAAGGAGTAGAGGATGCAAAGAAAAACCTAATTAAAATTCCCATCCTTAAATCTACCGTGCCTCATGAAATGCATGGTAAATATAGTGGAGGATATGTTTATCTTAAGCCAGCAGCAGCCGGAACAGGTGTAATTGCAGGTGGTGCGATGCGTGCGGTATTGGAAAGCGCAGGTATAAAAGACGTTTTGGCTAAATCAAAAGGTTCTTCTAATCCACATAATGTTGTGAAAGCAACTTTTGATGCCTTGTTGAGAATGCGTGCTCCTCATCAAGTTGCAGTACAACGTAGAGTATCTCTTTCTAAAGTATTTAATGGTTAA
- the rplX gene encoding 50S ribosomal protein L24, with product MKAKAKTTVKLHVRKGDTVIVISGDEKGKTGKITSVDREKQKAVIEGLNLVKRSVKPSAENPQGGFIEKEAPIHVSNLMVVDPSTGKPSRISRKLDEKGKKQRYAKKTGTLIKAEF from the coding sequence ATGAAAGCAAAAGCTAAAACAACAGTAAAACTGCATGTTCGCAAAGGAGATACTGTAATTGTAATTTCTGGAGATGAGAAGGGCAAGACTGGGAAGATTACTTCAGTAGACAGAGAAAAGCAAAAAGCAGTTATTGAAGGTTTAAATCTGGTTAAAAGAAGTGTTAAGCCTTCTGCAGAAAACCCTCAAGGTGGATTTATTGAGAAAGAAGCTCCTATCCATGTAAGTAACCTGATGGTTGTTGATCCTTCAACTGGCAAGCCTAGCCGTATTTCTCGTAAACTTGACGAGAAAGGTAAAAAGCAGAGATATGCCAAAAAGACAGGAACTCTTATTAAAGCGGAGTTTTAA
- the rpsD gene encoding 30S ribosomal protein S4, whose amino-acid sequence MARYTGPKAKISRKFGEPILGGNKALAKKNYGPGQHGRGRKRKQSEYAVQLQEKQKAKYTYGVLERQFSNTFQKAARLHGITGENLLRLLEARLDNTVYRLGIAPTRRAARQLVVHKHITINGEVVNIPSYSLRPGDVIGVREKSKSLEAITVSLSGRNAKRYNWLEWDGGIMAGKFVSYPERDQIPENIQEQLIVELYSK is encoded by the coding sequence ATGGCAAGATACACTGGTCCTAAAGCTAAAATATCGCGTAAGTTCGGCGAACCTATTTTGGGCGGAAACAAAGCTTTAGCAAAAAAGAATTATGGTCCTGGTCAGCATGGCCGCGGACGCAAGCGTAAACAGTCTGAATACGCTGTTCAGTTACAGGAAAAGCAGAAAGCTAAATATACATATGGTGTATTAGAGAGACAATTTTCAAATACATTTCAAAAAGCAGCTCGTTTACATGGGATCACCGGTGAAAACTTGTTACGCTTATTGGAAGCAAGATTAGATAATACTGTTTATCGTCTAGGTATTGCTCCTACTCGTCGTGCTGCTCGCCAGTTAGTTGTTCACAAACACATCACTATCAATGGTGAGGTTGTTAATATTCCATCTTATTCGCTTCGTCCTGGTGATGTAATTGGTGTGCGTGAAAAATCTAAGTCGTTAGAAGCTATAACTGTCAGTTTGTCAGGAAGAAATGCTAAACGCTATAACTGGTTGGAATGGGATGGCGGTATTATGGCAGGGAAATTTGTTAGTTATCCTGAAAGAGATCAGATCCCTGAAAATATCCAGGAACAACTCATCGTCGAGCTCTATTCTAAATAA
- the infA gene encoding translation initiation factor IF-1 — MAKQSSIEQDGTIVEALSNAMFRVELQNGHQLIAHISGKMRMNYIKILPGDKVKIEMSPYDLTKGRIVYRYK; from the coding sequence ATGGCAAAACAGTCATCAATTGAACAGGATGGAACTATAGTAGAAGCGCTTTCTAACGCAATGTTTAGAGTAGAGCTTCAGAATGGCCACCAACTGATTGCACATATATCCGGGAAAATGCGGATGAATTATATTAAGATTTTACCAGGAGATAAAGTTAAAATTGAAATGTCTCCTTATGATTTAACAAAAGGTAGAATCGTTTATCGTTATAAGTAA
- the secY gene encoding preprotein translocase subunit SecY, giving the protein MKKIIETIKNIFSIEDLRTRILNTLWFLLIFRLGSYIVLPGIDPTRLETGTGKGILGLLDTFLGGAFSNASIFGLGIMPYITASIIVQLLTVAVPYFQKMQKEGESGRQRINNITRILTIFVTLPQSYTYLIGTIADDAILPGVGRTGFTITAMIILTTGTMFCMWLGERITEKGIGNGTSMLIMIGIISRLPSALIGEFANRGTSGILIFIIEIIALFFIVMGVVLILQATRRIPIQYAKQVVGNRVYGGQRQYLPLKLNAAGVMPIIFAQSLMFLPGLLVPYLTDKNETAGSVAQAFADFTHPAYNILFALLIILFSFFYTAITVNPTQIAEEMKRNGGFIPSVKPGLQTSEYIDTILSRITLPGAVFLALLAILPAIASLFGITSELSRFYGGTSLLIMVGVILDTLQQIESYLLMRHYEGLMKSGRVKGRSESVATV; this is encoded by the coding sequence ATGAAAAAAATTATCGAAACGATTAAGAATATCTTTTCAATTGAAGATCTAAGAACACGTATTTTAAATACGTTGTGGTTTTTGCTGATTTTTCGATTGGGGTCTTATATAGTATTGCCAGGAATTGATCCTACTCGTTTAGAGACTGGAACAGGTAAAGGTATTCTTGGATTGTTAGATACTTTTTTAGGGGGAGCCTTTAGTAATGCCTCTATTTTTGGTTTAGGAATTATGCCCTATATTACTGCTTCGATTATCGTGCAGTTATTAACAGTGGCAGTTCCTTACTTCCAGAAAATGCAAAAAGAAGGTGAATCCGGCAGACAAAGAATCAATAATATTACAAGAATACTTACAATCTTTGTTACATTACCTCAGTCTTATACTTATCTAATTGGAACAATTGCTGATGATGCAATTCTTCCAGGAGTTGGTAGAACCGGATTTACTATAACAGCGATGATAATTCTAACCACTGGTACAATGTTTTGTATGTGGTTAGGAGAGAGAATAACAGAGAAAGGTATTGGTAACGGAACTTCTATGCTGATTATGATCGGTATTATATCCCGCTTACCTAGTGCGTTGATTGGAGAATTTGCGAATAGAGGTACTTCTGGAATATTAATCTTTATCATTGAAATAATTGCTCTTTTCTTTATTGTTATGGGGGTAGTTCTTATACTACAGGCAACTCGAAGAATCCCTATACAATATGCGAAACAAGTTGTAGGGAATCGTGTTTATGGTGGACAAAGACAGTATTTGCCTTTGAAGTTAAATGCCGCAGGTGTAATGCCAATCATCTTTGCTCAATCATTGATGTTTTTACCTGGTCTTCTTGTTCCTTACTTAACAGATAAGAATGAAACAGCAGGGTCAGTAGCTCAAGCATTTGCTGATTTTACCCATCCTGCTTATAATATCTTATTTGCTCTTTTAATTATCTTATTTAGTTTCTTTTATACTGCAATTACTGTTAATCCTACACAAATTGCAGAAGAAATGAAACGTAATGGAGGCTTTATTCCAAGTGTAAAACCTGGTCTACAGACTTCTGAATATATTGATACTATTCTATCACGCATTACATTGCCAGGTGCAGTATTTTTAGCTCTACTAGCTATCCTGCCTGCAATTGCCAGTCTGTTTGGTATCACCTCCGAGTTATCCAGATTCTATGGAGGAACGTCTTTACTAATTATGGTAGGTGTAATTCTTGATACTCTTCAACAAATTGAAAGTTACTTGTTGATGAGACATTACGAAGGATTGATGAAATCTGGTAGAGTAAAAGGTCGTTCAGAAAGCGTTGCTACCGTTTAA
- the rpsQ gene encoding 30S ribosomal protein S17, producing MEQQQLQRNARKERIGRVVSDKMDKSITVAIERKVKHPKYGKFMKKTTTLMAHDEKNECGIGDTVKIMETRPLSRNKRWRLIEIIEKAK from the coding sequence ATGGAGCAACAGCAATTACAAAGAAATGCCAGAAAAGAAAGAATCGGGCGTGTCGTAAGTGATAAGATGGATAAGTCCATTACCGTAGCAATTGAGCGTAAGGTGAAACACCCTAAGTATGGTAAGTTCATGAAGAAAACTACCACACTGATGGCTCATGATGAAAAGAATGAGTGTGGCATTGGTGATACGGTTAAAATAATGGAGACTCGTCCATTAAGTAGAAATAAGCGTTGGAGACTTATAGAAATTATCGAAAAAGCAAAATAA
- the rplN gene encoding 50S ribosomal protein L14, protein MVQQESRLTVADNSGAKEVLVIRVLGGTGKRYASVGDKIVVTVKTALSSSNLKKGAISKAVVVRTKKEVRRKDGSYIRFEDNAAVLLNNNDEPRGTRIFGPVARELREKQFMKIVSLAPEVL, encoded by the coding sequence ATGGTACAACAAGAATCTCGGCTTACAGTAGCCGATAACAGTGGTGCTAAAGAAGTACTGGTAATCCGAGTTTTAGGCGGTACAGGTAAAAGATATGCTTCAGTTGGCGATAAAATTGTCGTGACTGTTAAAACAGCTTTATCTTCCAGTAACTTGAAGAAAGGCGCTATATCCAAAGCTGTTGTTGTTCGGACAAAAAAAGAAGTTCGTCGCAAAGATGGTTCTTATATTCGATTTGAAGATAATGCGGCTGTTTTGTTGAACAACAACGATGAACCACGCGGAACCCGTATCTTTGGACCTGTCGCTCGTGAATTAAGAGAGAAGCAATTTATGAAAATTGTTTCCTTAGCACCAGAAGTTTTATAG
- the rplO gene encoding 50S ribosomal protein L15, which translates to MKLHTLKPADNSVKSKKRIGRGTGSGMGGTSTRGHKGAGSRSGNSTKRGFEGGQMPLQRRIPKFGFKSINRVEYKPINLDTIQQLLETHKVSVIDIDFLKQHGLVSGKDLVKVLGRGEVKTAAEIKVHAFSSSAVAAIEKVGGKATVL; encoded by the coding sequence ATGAAATTGCATACGCTTAAGCCTGCTGATAATTCAGTAAAAAGTAAGAAAAGAATAGGTCGTGGTACTGGCTCTGGTATGGGTGGGACCTCAACAAGAGGTCACAAAGGTGCTGGATCTCGTTCTGGTAATAGTACTAAGCGAGGCTTTGAAGGTGGTCAAATGCCTTTACAACGTCGCATTCCAAAGTTTGGATTCAAATCTATTAATAGAGTTGAATATAAACCAATAAATTTAGATACTATTCAGCAATTGCTGGAAACTCATAAAGTTTCTGTTATTGATATCGATTTTCTAAAACAACATGGTTTAGTTTCCGGTAAAGACTTGGTCAAAGTGCTAGGTAGAGGAGAAGTAAAAACTGCTGCTGAAATTAAAGTTCATGCATTTTCTTCTTCTGCTGTTGCTGCAATTGAAAAAGTTGGTGGTAAGGCTACTGTTCTATAG
- the rplP gene encoding 50S ribosomal protein L16 — protein sequence MLQPKRTKFRKMQKGRVRGLATRGHEISFGSFAVKSLEPGWITARQIEAARISMSRTMKREGQVWIRIFPDKPITKKPAEVRMGKGKGAPEYWVAVVKPGTILFEITGVSREIGQEALRLAAQKLPIKTKFIVRRDYVEGQ from the coding sequence ATGTTACAGCCGAAAAGAACCAAGTTTAGAAAAATGCAGAAGGGCCGGGTGCGTGGTCTTGCTACTCGTGGTCATGAGATTTCTTTTGGATCATTTGCCGTGAAGTCTCTTGAACCAGGTTGGATCACAGCTCGTCAGATTGAAGCAGCCCGTATCTCTATGTCCCGTACAATGAAACGGGAAGGTCAAGTTTGGATTCGCATATTCCCAGATAAACCTATTACCAAGAAGCCTGCTGAAGTTCGGATGGGTAAAGGTAAAGGAGCCCCAGAATATTGGGTAGCAGTAGTTAAGCCCGGTACTATCCTTTTTGAGATAACTGGTGTTAGCCGTGAAATAGGACAAGAGGCATTGAGATTAGCTGCACAAAAGTTGCCTATTAAAACTAAATTTATTGTACGTAGAGATTACGTTGAAGGACAATGA
- the map gene encoding type I methionyl aminopeptidase, with the protein MKKKAFFLKTKEEIELIRQSGVLLGKTHAEVAKYINPGVSTEFLNKIAEEYIQDYGAWPSFKNYNGFPAGLCVSVNEKVVHGIPNSYELKDGDIVSVDCGVFLNEFHSDSAYTYPVGEVDPKVLELLRVTKESLYLGIEAVDIGSRVGDIGFAIQQHVSKSGYSIVRELVGHGVGKYLHEEPEVPNYGKKGQGVKLQEGMVFAIEPMINLGTRNVVQERDNWTIRTADRKPSAHFEHTVAVNNGKADILTTFEFIEEVLKHKHGKTVIN; encoded by the coding sequence TTGAAAAAGAAAGCCTTTTTTCTGAAAACTAAAGAAGAAATTGAACTAATTCGGCAGAGTGGAGTTCTCTTAGGAAAAACACATGCTGAAGTAGCTAAATATATAAATCCTGGTGTCTCAACAGAGTTTTTAAACAAAATAGCTGAAGAATACATCCAGGACTATGGAGCTTGGCCTTCATTTAAGAATTATAATGGTTTTCCTGCTGGTTTGTGTGTGTCTGTAAATGAAAAAGTGGTACATGGAATCCCTAATAGTTATGAATTGAAGGATGGCGATATTGTTTCGGTTGACTGTGGAGTTTTTTTGAATGAGTTTCATAGTGATAGCGCTTACACTTATCCTGTTGGCGAAGTTGATCCGAAAGTTCTTGAACTATTACGAGTTACAAAAGAATCGCTTTACTTAGGTATTGAAGCTGTAGACATTGGATCAAGAGTTGGTGATATTGGATTTGCTATACAGCAACATGTTTCGAAAAGTGGTTATTCAATAGTAAGAGAGTTAGTGGGGCATGGAGTAGGTAAATATTTGCATGAAGAGCCTGAAGTCCCCAATTATGGGAAGAAGGGGCAAGGGGTAAAGCTACAAGAAGGAATGGTATTCGCAATTGAGCCAATGATTAATCTAGGTACACGCAATGTGGTGCAGGAAAGAGATAATTGGACAATTCGAACTGCAGATAGAAAGCCTTCTGCTCACTTTGAGCATACTGTAGCTGTGAATAATGGTAAAGCAGATATCTTGACAACGTTTGAGTTTATAGAAGAGGTTTTAAAACATAAGCATGGCAAAACAGTCATCAATTGA
- the rpsH gene encoding 30S ribosomal protein S8: MTDPISDYLTRLRNAIKARHRIVEIPASNIKKEITKVLFEKGYIQNYKFEDSSVQGVIKIALKYDPVSKEPAIVSLQRVSKPGLRKYTGVEDMPRVLSGLGIAIISTPKGVMTDKEARSLNVGGEILCYVY, translated from the coding sequence ATGACAGATCCTATATCAGATTATCTAACTCGATTGAGAAACGCTATCAAGGCACGGCACCGGATAGTTGAAATTCCTGCATCAAATATTAAGAAAGAAATTACTAAAGTATTATTTGAGAAGGGATATATTCAGAACTATAAATTTGAAGATAGTTCTGTGCAGGGTGTAATTAAGATTGCTTTGAAGTATGATCCGGTTAGCAAAGAGCCTGCAATAGTTAGTTTGCAGAGAGTTAGTAAGCCTGGCCTTCGGAAATATACTGGCGTGGAAGATATGCCTCGTGTTTTGAGTGGCTTAGGGATTGCTATTATTTCTACTCCAAAGGGAGTAATGACCGACAAAGAAGCTCGTTCGCTAAATGTTGGTGGTGAAATTTTGTGTTACGTATATTAA
- the rpsN gene encoding 30S ribosomal protein S14 codes for MAKESIKAREVKRGKLVAKYAAKREALKAAGDYEALDKLPRNASPVRLRNRCKLTGRPRGYMRKFGICRNVFRQMASDGKIPGLTKASW; via the coding sequence ATGGCAAAAGAATCAATTAAAGCCCGCGAAGTAAAAAGAGGAAAATTAGTAGCTAAGTATGCCGCTAAGCGTGAAGCTTTAAAAGCCGCTGGTGATTACGAAGCATTAGATAAACTTCCAAGAAATGCATCCCCTGTACGTTTACGCAATCGTTGTAAATTAACGGGAAGACCAAGAGGTTATATGCGTAAATTCGGAATTTGCCGTAACGTGTTCCGTCAAATGGCATCCGATGGGAAAATTCCCGGTTTGACAAAAGCAAGTTGGTAA
- the rplF gene encoding 50S ribosomal protein L6: MSRIGKKPIDLPGNVTVSVGSGNVVLVKGPKGELSRKIDADIAVKQEGSQILVERPTDQKRHKALHGLYRALINNMIIGVSAGFKQQLEIVGVGYKATVNNNVLELSLGYSHGLYLALPKEVVASAVTEKGKNPVVTLEGIDKELVGQMAAKIKSLRKVEPYKGKGIRNLGQAIRRKAGKTAAKK, encoded by the coding sequence ATGTCAAGAATAGGTAAGAAGCCCATCGACCTGCCAGGTAATGTTACAGTTTCTGTTGGATCTGGAAACGTAGTCCTTGTTAAAGGGCCTAAAGGCGAGCTTTCTCGCAAAATAGACGCTGATATTGCTGTGAAGCAAGAAGGTAGTCAGATCTTGGTTGAGAGACCTACTGATCAAAAACGTCATAAGGCATTGCATGGCTTATATAGAGCGCTGATAAACAACATGATTATTGGTGTTAGCGCCGGATTTAAACAGCAATTGGAGATCGTTGGTGTTGGTTATAAAGCTACTGTAAATAATAACGTTCTTGAATTAAGCTTGGGGTATTCTCACGGTCTTTATTTAGCTTTGCCAAAAGAAGTTGTAGCTTCTGCAGTTACTGAAAAAGGGAAAAATCCTGTAGTAACTTTAGAAGGGATTGATAAGGAGTTGGTTGGACAGATGGCTGCGAAAATTAAGTCTCTACGTAAAGTGGAACCTTACAAAGGCAAAGGTATTAGAAATTTAGGTCAAGCGATTAGAAGAAAAGCTGGTAAGACAGCAGCTAAGAAATAA
- the rpsC gene encoding 30S ribosomal protein S3, with amino-acid sequence MGQKVNPTGFRLGIVKGWDSNWYGGKNFAEKLVEDEKIRKYVLARFPKGGIARVVIERTLKRITLTINTARPGVVIGKNGIEVERVKEELKKLTGKDVQINIFEIKRPELDAKLVGESIAQQLEARISYRRAMKQAIALAMRVGAQGIKVRLSGRLAGAEMARTEEYKEGRVPLHTLRADIDYAISEALTVYGKIGIKVWVFKGEVFGKRDLSPNATYGSAAAASGNTSGGERGNRRGDSSERGDRRERGGDRDANRRKKKKKNNNSGR; translated from the coding sequence ATGGGACAAAAAGTTAATCCAACAGGCTTTCGCCTAGGCATCGTTAAAGGATGGGATTCTAATTGGTACGGTGGAAAAAACTTTGCTGAGAAATTAGTAGAAGATGAGAAAATACGCAAATATGTATTGGCTCGTTTTCCTAAGGGAGGTATTGCAAGAGTAGTTATTGAACGTACACTCAAGCGTATTACATTAACTATCAATACTGCTCGTCCAGGTGTTGTTATTGGGAAGAATGGTATTGAGGTTGAAAGAGTAAAAGAAGAGCTGAAAAAACTGACTGGAAAAGACGTTCAGATCAATATTTTTGAAATAAAAAGACCTGAATTAGATGCAAAATTAGTGGGTGAATCAATCGCTCAACAATTGGAAGCTCGTATTTCTTATCGTCGTGCAATGAAACAAGCGATTGCATTGGCTATGAGAGTAGGCGCTCAAGGCATCAAAGTTCGTTTGTCTGGTCGTCTGGCAGGTGCAGAGATGGCTCGTACTGAAGAATACAAAGAAGGTCGTGTTCCTTTGCATACACTACGTGCTGATATTGATTATGCAATTTCTGAAGCTTTGACCGTATATGGAAAAATCGGTATCAAAGTATGGGTTTTCAAAGGTGAAGTTTTCGGAAAGCGTGATTTATCTCCTAATGCTACATATGGTAGTGCAGCTGCTGCATCTGGTAATACATCTGGCGGAGAGCGTGGAAATCGTCGTGGTGATTCTTCCGAACGCGGAGATCGCCGTGAAAGAGGTGGTGATAGAGATGCTAACAGACGTAAGAAGAAAAAGAAAAATAATAATTCTGGTAGATAA
- the rpmD gene encoding 50S ribosomal protein L30, with protein sequence MAKVQVTQIKSAIKRPQDQQLTVKALGLGKINRTIEVEYTPQIAGMIKKISHLVTIKEL encoded by the coding sequence ATGGCAAAGGTTCAAGTTACCCAAATCAAGAGTGCTATCAAAAGACCACAGGATCAGCAACTAACAGTTAAAGCACTGGGTTTAGGGAAGATTAATCGTACTATTGAGGTAGAATATACTCCTCAAATTGCAGGTATGATCAAAAAAATTAGTCATTTGGTTACAATAAAAGAATTGTAG
- the rpsK gene encoding 30S ribosomal protein S11, with the protein MAQATKRKDKAKKRVVVVDPVGQVHIKASFNNIIVSITNASGQVISWASAGKMGFKGSKKNTPYAAQMAASNCAQTAFELGMRKAEVFVKGPGAGRESAIRTIQNAGIEVTSIKDVTPLPHNGCRPPKRRRV; encoded by the coding sequence ATGGCGCAAGCTACTAAAAGAAAAGACAAAGCCAAGAAACGAGTTGTTGTCGTAGATCCTGTTGGGCAAGTACATATAAAGGCTTCTTTTAACAATATCATCGTATCTATTACGAACGCGAGTGGCCAGGTTATTTCCTGGGCATCTGCAGGAAAGATGGGCTTTAAAGGATCTAAGAAAAATACACCTTATGCAGCGCAAATGGCAGCATCTAACTGTGCTCAAACTGCGTTTGAATTAGGAATGCGTAAAGCTGAGGTTTTTGTGAAAGGACCTGGAGCTGGTCGTGAGTCTGCAATCCGCACTATCCAAAATGCAGGTATTGAAGTTACATCTATCAAGGATGTAACCCCTCTTCCTCATAATGGTTGTCGTCCTCCTAAACGCAGAAGAGTTTAA
- the rpmC gene encoding 50S ribosomal protein L29, whose product MKNQDIKSLSIEELQSRISSEAATLQKLKFAHAITPIENPARIRASRRLIAQLNTELRARQIANSK is encoded by the coding sequence ATGAAAAATCAGGATATCAAATCATTAAGTATAGAAGAATTGCAAAGCCGTATCAGTTCTGAAGCTGCAACGCTGCAAAAATTAAAATTTGCACACGCAATTACTCCTATTGAAAATCCGGCGCGTATCCGCGCTTCACGCAGACTGATTGCTCAGCTGAATACAGAATTAAGAGCAAGACAAATTGCAAACTCTAAATAA
- the rpsM gene encoding 30S ribosomal protein S13, which yields MARIAGVDIPDKKRGEISLTYIFGIGRRSAQQILTKAGVSFDKKVSQWSDDEANAIRNVIGTEYKVEGALKSEVQLSIKRLMDIGCYRGLRHRKGLPVRGQSTKNNARTRKGKRKTVANKKKATK from the coding sequence ATGGCACGTATTGCAGGAGTTGATATTCCAGATAAAAAACGCGGAGAAATTTCGCTGACGTACATTTTTGGTATTGGCCGTCGGTCTGCTCAGCAAATATTAACTAAAGCTGGAGTTAGCTTTGATAAGAAAGTTAGTCAGTGGTCTGATGACGAAGCGAATGCTATTCGTAACGTTATAGGAACTGAGTATAAGGTTGAAGGCGCATTGAAGTCTGAAGTCCAATTGAGCATTAAGCGTTTGATGGATATAGGTTGTTATCGTGGATTGCGTCATCGGAAAGGGCTACCTGTGCGTGGTCAAAGTACCAAAAATAACGCACGTACTCGCAAAGGTAAACGTAAGACTGTTGCGAATAAGAAGAAAGCAACTAAATAA
- the ykgO gene encoding type B 50S ribosomal protein L36 gives MKVKASIKKRSADCKIIRRKGKLYVINKKNPKFKQRQG, from the coding sequence ATGAAAGTAAAAGCTTCCATTAAGAAACGTAGTGCTGATTGTAAAATTATCCGTCGCAAGGGTAAGCTTTATGTAATTAATAAGAAGAATCCTAAATTTAAACAAAGACAAGGTTAA
- the rplR gene encoding 50S ribosomal protein L18, which yields MATQKELRRLRIRRNIRSKVVGSPEKPRLSVFRSNTTIYAQLIDDATGKTLASASSTELAKGKSANITTAKEVGKKVAEIALSSGISAVVFDRGGYLYHGKVKALAEGAREGGLKF from the coding sequence ATGGCTACACAAAAAGAGCTTCGTAGATTACGTATTAGAAGAAATATACGTTCCAAAGTGGTGGGATCTCCTGAGAAACCTCGTCTTTCAGTGTTTCGTTCAAATACTACTATATATGCACAATTAATTGATGACGCTACTGGCAAAACTTTAGCAAGTGCTTCTTCGACAGAATTGGCAAAAGGAAAGAGCGCAAATATCACCACAGCAAAAGAAGTTGGAAAGAAAGTTGCTGAGATTGCACTGTCAAGTGGAATATCTGCAGTAGTATTTGATAGAGGTGGGTATTTGTATCATGGCAAAGTGAAAGCTTTAGCTGAAGGAGCTCGCGAAGGAGGACTTAAATTCTAA